The Micromonospora krabiensis genome window below encodes:
- a CDS encoding hemolysin family protein, with the protein MPLVGFAALTAGNAFFVAAEFALVTVDRAEIDRRAESGDTRAGTVRRALRELSFQLSGAQLGITITALLTGYLAEPALARMFTPVLRPLVGDATDRFTPFFALALATLISMLLGELVPKNIALARPMPAALATAAPMRGFSRTFGWLIRALNGSANRLVRALGVEPQEELASARSPEELGLLAAISARAGALPPDTAMLLRRTIRFGDKRAAEAMTPRVDVVALPVSASVAELLALSRVTGRTRFPVYEETLDAVTGVAGVPDALGVPPDRRATTAVGAVAREPVYVPESLDLDGVLAALRSAGAQLAVVVDEYGGTDGVVTVEDLVEELVGEIADEFDPDAVTDEGPVALTVPGGERTLLVDGVLRSDELAERTGFRLPDGPYETLAGYLLARLGHIPVAGETVAASGWEFTVVEIERHRIEQVRVVRPEAPDDDG; encoded by the coding sequence CTGCCCCTGGTGGGTTTCGCCGCGCTGACCGCTGGCAACGCGTTCTTCGTCGCGGCGGAGTTCGCGCTGGTCACGGTGGATCGGGCCGAGATCGACCGGCGGGCCGAGAGCGGGGACACGCGAGCGGGCACCGTCCGTCGGGCGTTGCGGGAGCTCTCCTTCCAGCTCTCCGGGGCGCAGCTCGGCATCACCATCACCGCGCTGCTCACCGGCTACCTGGCCGAGCCGGCGCTGGCCCGGATGTTCACGCCGGTCCTGCGCCCGCTGGTCGGCGACGCGACTGACCGGTTCACACCGTTTTTCGCCCTGGCCCTGGCCACGCTGATCTCCATGCTGCTGGGCGAACTGGTGCCGAAGAACATCGCCCTGGCCCGCCCGATGCCCGCCGCGCTGGCCACCGCCGCTCCCATGCGCGGCTTCTCCCGGACGTTCGGCTGGCTCATCCGGGCGCTCAACGGGTCGGCGAACCGGCTCGTCCGCGCGCTCGGCGTGGAGCCGCAGGAGGAGCTGGCCAGTGCCCGTTCGCCGGAGGAGCTGGGGCTTCTCGCCGCCATCTCGGCGCGGGCGGGCGCGCTGCCACCGGACACGGCGATGCTGCTGCGCCGGACGATCCGGTTCGGCGACAAGCGGGCGGCCGAGGCGATGACCCCGAGGGTGGACGTGGTGGCGCTCCCGGTGTCCGCGAGTGTGGCGGAGCTGCTGGCGCTGTCCCGGGTCACCGGGCGGACGCGGTTTCCGGTCTACGAGGAGACGCTGGATGCGGTGACCGGGGTGGCGGGGGTGCCGGACGCGCTGGGCGTGCCGCCGGACCGCCGGGCCACCACCGCGGTCGGCGCGGTGGCCCGGGAGCCGGTGTACGTGCCGGAGAGCCTGGACCTGGACGGGGTGCTCGCCGCCCTCCGGTCCGCCGGAGCCCAGCTGGCCGTGGTCGTGGACGAGTACGGCGGCACCGACGGTGTGGTCACCGTCGAGGACCTGGTGGAGGAGCTGGTCGGGGAGATCGCCGACGAGTTCGACCCGGACGCGGTGACGGACGAGGGGCCGGTCGCGCTGACCGTGCCGGGCGGCGAGCGGACGCTCCTCGTCGACGGCGTGCTGCGCTCCGACGAGCTGGCCGAGCGGACCGGCTTCCGGCTGCCCGACGGCCCGTACGAGACGTTGGCCGGCTACCTCCTGGCCCGGCTCGGTCACATCCCGGTCGCCGGGGAGACGGTGGCGGCCTCTGGCTGGGAGTTCACCGTGGTCGAGATCGAGCGGCACCGGATCGAGCAGGTTCGGGTGGTACGCCCCGAGGCGCCGGACGACGATGGCTGA